A genomic segment from Desulfurispora thermophila DSM 16022 encodes:
- a CDS encoding amidohydrolase produces MSRILIRGATIITMESTSPVPPIENGAIAIEGNTLAYAGPLSGLPADFQPDQTIDATGMLALPGLVNCHTHAAMTLLRSYADDMPLMSWLNDKIWPLEANLERDDIYWGTMLACLEMIKSGTTCFADMYFHMRRAGQAALDAGMRASIARGMIGTAPNSEEALAYSRELVQSWQGQGDGRITVTLGPHAPYTCPPAYLEKVVRLAHDLNVGIHIHLAETRDEINMINQQYGQTPIALMEQVGLFERPVLAAHCVHLTEADIEILVRRRVGIAHNPQSNMKLASGIAPVEKLRRAGAIVGIGTDGAASNNNLDMFEEMRTAALLQKVSTGDPTALPAYAALYMATAGGAAALGLEGQVGRLQAGLRADLILLNTRVPHLCPPHDWYAHLVYAAGAADVDTVIIDGRLVMQNRQVLTVEEEKVYAEVTQRANRLVAAAQK; encoded by the coding sequence ATGTCCCGCATTTTAATTCGCGGTGCCACTATTATTACCATGGAAAGCACCAGCCCGGTGCCGCCCATAGAAAACGGCGCCATTGCCATTGAAGGGAATACCCTGGCCTATGCCGGTCCGTTGTCCGGACTGCCGGCTGATTTCCAACCCGACCAGACCATAGATGCGACCGGAATGCTGGCTCTGCCCGGGTTGGTCAACTGCCACACCCACGCCGCCATGACCCTGCTGCGCAGCTATGCCGACGACATGCCGCTCATGAGCTGGCTCAATGACAAAATCTGGCCCCTGGAGGCCAATCTGGAACGCGATGATATATACTGGGGGACAATGCTGGCCTGCCTGGAGATGATCAAATCGGGCACCACCTGCTTTGCCGATATGTACTTTCACATGCGGCGGGCCGGTCAGGCCGCCCTGGACGCGGGGATGCGGGCCAGCATCGCCCGGGGCATGATTGGTACGGCGCCCAACAGCGAAGAGGCCCTGGCCTACAGCCGGGAGCTGGTTCAGTCCTGGCAGGGACAGGGCGACGGGCGCATCACCGTCACTCTGGGGCCGCACGCCCCCTACACCTGCCCGCCGGCCTATCTGGAAAAGGTGGTCCGCCTGGCCCATGATTTAAATGTGGGCATTCACATTCACCTGGCCGAGACCCGGGACGAGATTAACATGATCAACCAACAGTATGGCCAAACCCCCATCGCTCTAATGGAGCAGGTGGGGCTCTTTGAGCGCCCGGTGCTGGCCGCCCACTGTGTGCATTTGACCGAAGCCGATATAGAAATTCTGGTGCGCCGCCGCGTAGGGATTGCACACAACCCGCAAAGCAATATGAAGCTGGCCAGCGGCATCGCCCCGGTGGAAAAATTGCGCCGGGCCGGAGCCATTGTGGGCATCGGGACGGACGGTGCGGCCAGCAATAACAATCTGGATATGTTTGAAGAAATGCGCACGGCCGCCCTGCTGCAAAAAGTGTCCACCGGCGACCCTACGGCTCTGCCCGCCTATGCGGCACTGTACATGGCCACGGCCGGAGGAGCGGCGGCGCTTGGTCTGGAAGGGCAGGTGGGCCGGCTGCAGGCGGGCCTGAGAGCCGACCTGATCCTGCTCAACACCCGGGTGCCCCACCTCTGCCCGCCCCATGACTGGTATGCCCATCTGGTGTATGCGGCCGGAGCGGCTGATGTGGATACCGTGATTATAGACGGCCGGTTGGTGATGCAGAACCGGCAGGTGCTGACTGTGGAAGAGGAAAAAGTATATGCCGAGGTGACGCAACGGGCAAACCGCCTGGTGGCGGCCGCGCAAAAATGA
- a CDS encoding class II aldolase/adducin family protein, which translates to MNSCGTNAFAEKATSAEQEFQALAGEIINTGRAMCAGGLVLGTWGNISCRCLQSDLVLITPSGMPYDQLVPTDIVCLDGEGNVVRGNLRPSSEYLLHLAIYRRRSDVRAIVHTHSIYASALAALRQELPPLLEETAQVAGGAVPCTPYARAGTVQLAEAAAATLGQGNAVLLANHGVVGVGRGLDEALTVCQVVEKSAMVYLLARSIGRPHILPPDEVVELRRIFTRHYGQPR; encoded by the coding sequence ATGAATAGCTGTGGTACAAATGCTTTTGCGGAGAAGGCAACAAGTGCAGAACAGGAATTTCAGGCTCTGGCTGGAGAAATCATCAACACCGGCCGGGCCATGTGTGCAGGCGGGTTGGTGCTGGGTACCTGGGGGAATATTTCCTGCCGCTGTCTGCAGTCAGACCTGGTGCTAATTACTCCCAGCGGTATGCCCTACGACCAATTGGTCCCGACGGACATCGTCTGCCTGGATGGAGAAGGAAATGTCGTCCGGGGCAACCTCCGCCCTTCTTCGGAATATTTGCTACACCTGGCTATCTACCGGCGGCGGAGCGATGTACGGGCCATTGTACACACCCACAGCATCTATGCCAGCGCACTGGCGGCTTTGCGCCAGGAACTGCCGCCGCTGTTGGAGGAAACCGCCCAGGTGGCCGGCGGGGCTGTCCCCTGTACCCCCTATGCCCGGGCCGGCACGGTCCAGCTGGCGGAAGCAGCCGCTGCGACGCTGGGTCAGGGCAATGCAGTGCTGCTGGCCAACCACGGTGTGGTGGGAGTGGGGCGCGGTTTGGACGAGGCCCTCACGGTCTGCCAGGTGGTGGAAAAGTCGGCCATGGTTTACCTGCTGGCCAGATCCATTGGCCGGCCGCATATTTTGCCGCCGGATGAAGTGGTTGAACTGCGCCGCATCTTTACCCGGCACTACGGCCAGCCGCGCTAA
- a CDS encoding adenosylhomocysteinase, which produces MRDYIIRDIGLAPAGRLKIDWVKAHMPVLNVIRAEFAAQKPFAGLRVAMSIHLEAKTAYLAEVIREGGAQVAITGSNPLSTQDDVAAALAAAGINVYAWYNASEQEYYDHLAATLAWEPHIIIDDGGDLVHLLHTSMTHLTGHVLGGCEETTTGVMRLRALERDGRLLFPMLAVNDARCKYLFDNRYGTGESVWAGIMRTTNLIVSGKTVVVMGYGWCGRGVAMKARGLGARVVVTEVDPVRAIEAYMDGHQVMNSDQAAAVGDIFITVTGCKDVLRAHHFRRMKDGAILANAGHFDVEINKPELQRVSTGRRLVRKDIEEYTLPDGRRLYLLGEGRLVNLAAGDGHPAEIMDMSFALQALAARYVSEQGRGLEKRVYNVPVEIDQRVARLKLQSLGVAIDQMSPEQQEYVNSHGLPAHNA; this is translated from the coding sequence ATGCGAGATTACATTATTCGCGATATTGGTCTGGCACCGGCCGGACGTTTAAAAATAGACTGGGTAAAGGCGCACATGCCGGTATTGAATGTGATCCGGGCAGAATTTGCGGCACAAAAGCCCTTCGCCGGCCTGCGGGTGGCCATGAGCATACATTTGGAGGCCAAAACGGCCTACCTGGCCGAGGTAATCCGGGAGGGGGGTGCCCAGGTGGCCATCACCGGTTCCAATCCCCTTTCCACTCAGGACGATGTGGCGGCCGCCCTGGCTGCGGCGGGCATCAATGTTTATGCCTGGTATAACGCCAGCGAGCAGGAATATTACGATCATCTGGCGGCCACTTTAGCCTGGGAACCGCACATTATTATTGACGATGGTGGCGACCTGGTGCATCTGTTGCACACCAGCATGACCCACCTGACCGGCCACGTGCTGGGCGGTTGTGAGGAAACCACCACCGGCGTCATGCGCCTGCGGGCCCTGGAAAGGGATGGCCGGCTGCTGTTTCCCATGCTGGCGGTCAACGACGCTCGATGCAAATACTTGTTTGATAACCGGTATGGAACCGGTGAGTCGGTGTGGGCGGGCATCATGCGTACCACCAACCTGATTGTTTCCGGTAAAACAGTGGTGGTTATGGGATACGGTTGGTGTGGCCGCGGTGTGGCCATGAAAGCCCGGGGGCTTGGTGCGCGGGTGGTTGTTACGGAAGTGGACCCGGTACGGGCCATCGAGGCTTACATGGACGGGCACCAGGTCATGAACAGTGACCAAGCGGCGGCGGTGGGCGATATCTTCATCACTGTTACCGGTTGCAAAGATGTGTTGCGCGCCCACCACTTCCGGCGCATGAAGGACGGAGCCATTCTGGCCAACGCCGGTCATTTCGATGTGGAAATAAACAAGCCCGAGTTGCAGAGGGTGTCCACCGGGCGGCGTCTGGTGCGCAAGGACATTGAAGAGTACACTTTGCCCGATGGGCGGCGACTGTACTTGCTGGGCGAGGGGCGCCTGGTCAATCTGGCCGCGGGTGACGGTCACCCGGCCGAAATCATGGACATGTCTTTCGCCCTGCAGGCCCTGGCGGCCCGCTATGTTAGTGAGCAGGGGCGGGGACTGGAAAAGCGTGTCTACAATGTGCCGGTGGAAATCGACCAGCGGGTGGCCCGCTTGAAGCTCCAGTCCCTGGGAGTTGCCATAGACCAGATGAGCCCGGAACAACAGGAATATGTGAATTCGCACGGTTTACCGGCGCACAACGCATAG
- the mtnA gene encoding S-methyl-5-thioribose-1-phosphate isomerase has protein sequence METMRWQDDCLVLLDQTLLPGQVKYIQCRDVDTVCDAIRRLAVRGAPAIGAAAAYGLALGARCINCQDSELFLQQVKEIASRLAATRPTAVNLNWALRRLLDKMEAALPAPPDQLKELLLAEARAIYDEDYRANQAMGQFGAALLPEQANVLTHCNAGALATAGFGTALGVIRAAHRQGKKIHVYADETRPLLQGARLTTWEMSQEGIPVTLLTDNMAGYLMALGKVDVVIVGADRITRNGDVANKIGTYGVAVLAREHGIPFYVAAPLSTIDLSLSSGREIPIEQRQPEEVTHIGGVRVAPEGVQVWNPAFDVTPARLVTAIITERGVARPPYEESLAALFR, from the coding sequence ATGGAAACCATGCGCTGGCAGGACGATTGCCTGGTATTGCTGGACCAAACCTTGCTACCCGGACAGGTGAAATACATCCAGTGTCGGGACGTGGATACCGTCTGTGACGCTATCCGCCGTCTGGCCGTGCGGGGAGCGCCGGCCATCGGGGCGGCTGCGGCCTACGGGCTGGCCCTGGGGGCCAGGTGCATCAACTGCCAGGATAGCGAACTTTTTCTACAGCAGGTCAAGGAAATTGCATCCCGGCTGGCCGCCACCCGACCCACAGCTGTCAATCTAAACTGGGCCTTGCGCCGCTTGCTGGACAAAATGGAGGCGGCCCTGCCTGCTCCGCCCGATCAACTAAAAGAATTGCTTTTGGCTGAAGCCCGGGCCATTTACGATGAGGACTACCGGGCCAACCAGGCCATGGGGCAGTTCGGGGCGGCATTGCTGCCCGAGCAGGCCAATGTGCTCACCCACTGCAATGCCGGAGCTCTGGCCACGGCAGGCTTTGGCACGGCTCTGGGGGTAATCCGGGCCGCCCACCGGCAGGGTAAAAAGATCCACGTTTACGCTGACGAGACCCGCCCTCTCCTGCAGGGGGCACGCCTGACCACCTGGGAAATGAGCCAGGAAGGGATTCCGGTGACTCTGCTTACCGACAACATGGCCGGTTATCTAATGGCCCTGGGTAAGGTGGATGTGGTCATTGTAGGTGCCGACCGCATTACCCGCAACGGGGATGTGGCCAACAAAATTGGCACTTATGGAGTAGCCGTGCTGGCCAGGGAACACGGCATACCCTTTTACGTGGCTGCTCCCCTGTCCACCATTGACCTGAGCCTGTCCAGCGGCCGGGAGATTCCCATTGAGCAGCGTCAGCCCGAGGAAGTAACCCACATTGGCGGCGTGCGGGTGGCGCCCGAAGGGGTGCAGGTATGGAACCCGGCCTTTGATGTTACTCCGGCCCGGCTGGTGACAGCCATTATCACCGAACGGGGTGTGGCCCGCCCGCCCTATGAAGAAAGTCTGGCCGCTCTTTTCCGGTGA
- the mtnP gene encoding S-methyl-5'-thioadenosine phosphorylase, with product MAVTIAVIGGTGVYDPEILSDLREEQLSTPYGQVQLKIGSYQGREVAFMTRHGADHSVPPHLVNYRANIAALRQLGVKSIFATAAVGSLNMDFAPRHFVLVDQFLDFTKGRPSTFVEQGVVHLDMTEPYCPELRQVLLRAARELELPCHPAGTYVCTEGPRFETPAEIKMFKMLGGDLVGMTSVPEVVLAREAEICYATVAMVTNYAAGISSSKLSHQEVVEIMTDNGANLRRLLMRAISLLPPERDCACHHALAEPVAVPEKNN from the coding sequence ATGGCAGTAACTATTGCCGTGATTGGCGGCACGGGTGTTTATGACCCTGAAATATTGTCCGATTTACGGGAAGAACAGCTTAGTACCCCTTACGGTCAAGTTCAGTTAAAAATTGGCAGCTACCAGGGACGGGAAGTAGCCTTTATGACCCGGCACGGGGCCGATCACTCGGTTCCCCCGCATCTGGTAAACTACCGGGCCAATATTGCTGCCTTGAGGCAGTTGGGCGTCAAAAGTATTTTTGCCACGGCGGCTGTCGGGTCGCTGAACATGGATTTTGCGCCGCGCCATTTTGTGCTGGTGGATCAGTTCCTGGATTTCACTAAGGGTCGACCCTCCACATTTGTTGAGCAGGGTGTTGTGCATTTGGATATGACCGAGCCGTACTGTCCGGAATTGCGCCAGGTTTTGCTGCGGGCAGCACGCGAGCTGGAGCTGCCCTGCCATCCGGCTGGAACGTATGTTTGTACCGAGGGGCCACGCTTTGAAACGCCGGCCGAGATTAAAATGTTTAAGATGCTGGGCGGTGATCTGGTGGGTATGACCAGTGTGCCCGAGGTGGTGCTGGCTCGCGAGGCCGAGATATGCTACGCCACTGTAGCTATGGTCACCAACTACGCTGCCGGGATCTCTTCCAGCAAGCTGTCCCATCAGGAAGTGGTGGAAATTATGACGGATAACGGCGCCAACCTGCGCCGCCTGCTAATGCGGGCGATCAGCCTGCTGCCGCCTGAGCGCGACTGCGCCTGTCACCACGCTTTGGCAGAACCGGTGGCTGTGCCCGAGAAAAATAATTAA
- a CDS encoding sensor domain-containing diguanylate cyclase/phosphohydrolase, which produces MLNKHEVPESIDRKMQGMASCSYLPEMLSNQEEFFRIILETTASVVLILQGEAGQLVYINPFARQLLGYQISELQNNNLIEMLVPAKHRAEVTRHYLAVLAGQKPLPFYETAILTKNGKTCYIRWTGSLLPGKQSVRQIVLIGHDITASVIARRQLKASREKYFRLFNNSPDVIYTLNHQGLVTNINKTALELMGYQKHEIIGQHYKNFLHPADQELAEKNFFVISQPGSRHHYTLRLKHRDGNYLYFEIKTFSHFDQTGDFVFIEGVARDITKQVRARKKLLEQHQQLKEMHAALQKAMITDRLTDLGNREHYEQQLLETETKEPWPCGILLLDVCGLSLINDSLGYEQGNLLLKKVAAVLKRYESEQISCYRIDGDGFAVLFKNLPEENIKQQVNTLLQDLASVTIDVANTRVLFSYGLAISNQECSLQDLHWQADRDLNQGKQNERNQAQMSIISSLQAALEERDYMTEAHAERLEQLADIFAVALDLTPQDRAHLRAFMLMHDIGKVGIPDRILLKPGRLTAQEMKIMQRHSSIGYRIAMASPEMAPIAKYILHHHERWDGTGYPAGLKGDDIPLLCRILAIIDAFDAMTNDRPYRRAMPEEKAIKELQRCAGSQFDPYLVQLFVEHVLPRQKTSHS; this is translated from the coding sequence ATGCTAAACAAGCATGAAGTACCGGAATCTATCGACAGAAAAATGCAAGGTATGGCATCATGCAGCTACCTGCCAGAGATGCTCTCAAACCAGGAGGAATTTTTTCGCATAATTCTGGAAACAACGGCCAGTGTTGTGCTCATTCTGCAGGGCGAAGCAGGGCAACTAGTGTATATCAATCCTTTTGCCAGGCAACTTCTGGGCTACCAGATTTCCGAACTTCAGAATAATAATCTTATTGAAATGCTGGTACCGGCCAAACACCGGGCAGAAGTAACCCGGCACTACCTGGCCGTACTGGCAGGACAAAAGCCTTTGCCTTTTTACGAAACCGCCATACTCACCAAAAACGGCAAAACCTGCTACATCCGCTGGACAGGTTCTCTGCTGCCCGGCAAACAATCAGTTCGGCAAATAGTACTGATTGGCCACGACATTACCGCCAGTGTCATAGCACGCCGGCAGTTAAAAGCATCGCGGGAGAAATATTTTCGCCTCTTTAACAATTCCCCTGATGTCATTTACACCTTAAACCACCAGGGTCTGGTTACCAATATTAACAAAACAGCACTGGAATTGATGGGTTATCAAAAACATGAGATTATCGGCCAACACTACAAGAATTTTTTACACCCCGCTGATCAAGAACTGGCCGAAAAAAATTTCTTTGTAATCAGCCAACCCGGCAGCCGCCATCACTACACCCTGCGTCTAAAACACAGGGACGGCAATTACCTGTATTTTGAAATAAAAACTTTTTCCCATTTTGACCAGACCGGCGACTTCGTATTTATAGAAGGCGTTGCCCGCGACATTACAAAGCAGGTTCGGGCCCGGAAAAAACTGCTTGAGCAACATCAACAATTAAAAGAAATGCACGCAGCCCTGCAAAAAGCAATGATCACCGACCGTCTGACCGACCTGGGCAACCGGGAGCACTATGAACAACAACTTCTGGAAACTGAGACAAAGGAGCCATGGCCCTGTGGTATCCTTCTGCTGGACGTCTGCGGTTTGAGTCTGATCAACGACTCCCTGGGCTATGAACAGGGCAACCTGCTGCTGAAAAAAGTCGCGGCCGTTTTAAAGCGATACGAAAGTGAGCAGATTTCATGCTACCGCATCGATGGCGATGGCTTTGCCGTGCTCTTTAAAAATTTGCCGGAGGAAAATATAAAACAGCAGGTGAATACCCTGCTGCAGGACCTGGCCAGCGTAACAATTGACGTTGCCAACACCAGGGTTCTCTTCTCTTATGGACTGGCCATTTCCAATCAGGAGTGCTCGTTGCAAGACCTGCACTGGCAGGCCGACCGCGATTTAAACCAGGGTAAGCAAAATGAACGCAACCAGGCCCAGATGTCTATCATCTCTTCCCTGCAGGCCGCGCTGGAAGAGCGCGACTATATGACAGAAGCCCACGCCGAGCGCCTGGAACAGCTGGCCGACATCTTTGCCGTTGCGCTGGACTTAACACCCCAGGACAGAGCCCACCTGCGCGCTTTTATGTTGATGCACGATATCGGCAAAGTGGGCATCCCGGACCGGATCCTGCTCAAGCCCGGACGGCTAACAGCACAGGAAATGAAGATCATGCAACGTCATTCCTCAATTGGCTACCGCATTGCCATGGCCTCACCGGAAATGGCTCCCATTGCCAAATACATTCTGCACCACCATGAGCGCTGGGACGGTACAGGCTACCCGGCCGGCCTCAAGGGCGATGACATACCGCTCCTGTGCCGCATTCTGGCCATTATTGACGCTTTTGACGCCATGACCAACGACCGCCCTTACAGGCGAGCCATGCCGGAAGAAAAGGCCATCAAAGAGCTTCAACGCTGCGCCGGCAGCCAGTTTGACCCATACCTGGTGCAATTGTTTGTGGAACATGTGCTTCCAAGACAAAAGACTTCACACTCCTGA
- a CDS encoding FAD-dependent oxidoreductase: MDEKFIPFVVPRDSVDQCEQVVSLPPCQAACPAGLDIPGYITLLGAGNYTAALERIYEDLPLPGTLGRICEHPCQTACRRGQVDRPVEICALKRVVYDRTRQAVPRPVHLPVKYPEKVAVVGSGPAGLAAAYFLARKGYKVTIFESMPRPGGMLAYGIPPYRLPRQVLWEEIAYIQALGVDLQLNHPVRGREGLTRLFQQRYMAVFLATGAWQSTIPLVDAAGIAGVYDGIGFLRTANTALMEERYPAELGVAGRRVAVVGGGNVAIDVARTALRLGASEVYTVYRRSKEEMPALAEEIWAAEIEGVKWHFLTSPLEVKSFNGSVVGLRCQQNRLSEPDASGRRRPVPVAGSEWDLPVDIVVFATGQRPDLEYLEGLSGEIGVQDQRIVVNSYQQTGLPMVFAGGDSVTGPASAVRAIAAGRRAAEGIDAYLRGHQLTEGLFVPQRREPQPPLLVSAGQRQNSGAIDHHRLYQTEKKSGFEEIMAAPDITAAMAEARRCLRCDICQACGRCVDTCTNQIGVAALQLGYVTGGSGPTDFTRVAERCLGCGSCVNNCPHGALTATDREGYREIRLTGALLARLPLVHCAHCGRPFVTTRHLSFINALLTDGEIRRGELGLLEQYAAERVCDLPVQSAAADLYTNRAVCPDCARSVWLQNVYGA; encoded by the coding sequence GTGGATGAAAAATTTATACCTTTTGTTGTCCCCCGGGATTCTGTGGACCAGTGTGAACAGGTTGTTTCCCTGCCGCCCTGCCAGGCCGCCTGTCCGGCCGGTCTGGATATTCCCGGCTATATCACTCTGCTGGGAGCCGGCAACTATACCGCAGCACTGGAGCGTATTTATGAAGACCTGCCCTTACCCGGTACGCTGGGCCGCATCTGTGAGCACCCCTGCCAGACAGCCTGCCGGCGGGGTCAGGTGGATCGGCCAGTGGAGATATGTGCCCTAAAACGGGTGGTTTACGACCGGACTAGGCAGGCAGTTCCCCGGCCGGTTCACCTGCCGGTAAAGTACCCGGAAAAGGTGGCTGTGGTGGGGTCGGGTCCGGCCGGCCTTGCGGCAGCATACTTTTTGGCTCGCAAGGGTTATAAAGTGACCATCTTTGAAAGTATGCCCCGGCCCGGGGGCATGCTGGCCTACGGGATTCCGCCTTATCGTTTGCCCCGCCAGGTTCTGTGGGAAGAAATCGCCTACATTCAGGCCCTGGGTGTGGATTTGCAACTTAACCACCCGGTGCGCGGTCGGGAAGGGCTGACCAGGCTTTTTCAACAAAGATATATGGCAGTTTTTCTGGCCACCGGGGCCTGGCAATCCACCATTCCGCTGGTTGATGCGGCCGGGATAGCCGGGGTGTACGATGGGATTGGTTTTTTGCGTACAGCCAACACTGCCCTGATGGAGGAGCGGTATCCCGCCGAGTTGGGTGTTGCCGGACGCCGGGTGGCCGTGGTGGGGGGTGGCAATGTAGCCATTGATGTGGCCCGTACAGCCCTGCGTTTGGGAGCCAGTGAGGTGTATACTGTTTACCGGCGGAGTAAAGAAGAAATGCCTGCCCTGGCTGAGGAAATCTGGGCGGCGGAAATAGAGGGGGTAAAATGGCATTTTCTTACTTCGCCTTTGGAAGTTAAAAGTTTTAATGGTAGTGTGGTCGGGTTGCGCTGTCAGCAAAATCGTCTCAGTGAGCCCGATGCCAGCGGTCGCCGCCGCCCGGTGCCGGTGGCAGGCTCGGAATGGGATCTGCCGGTGGATATTGTGGTTTTTGCCACCGGGCAAAGGCCTGACCTGGAATATTTGGAGGGCCTGAGCGGGGAAATTGGTGTACAGGACCAGCGCATCGTGGTCAATAGCTATCAGCAAACCGGCTTGCCCATGGTATTTGCCGGTGGGGATAGTGTTACCGGTCCGGCCAGCGCTGTGCGGGCCATTGCGGCGGGCCGGAGAGCGGCGGAGGGGATCGATGCCTACCTGAGGGGGCATCAACTGACGGAAGGTCTTTTTGTTCCACAGCGCCGTGAGCCCCAACCGCCCTTGCTGGTCAGTGCCGGGCAGCGGCAAAACTCCGGTGCCATTGACCACCATCGTCTGTACCAGACGGAGAAAAAGTCGGGCTTTGAGGAGATTATGGCCGCACCCGATATCACCGCAGCTATGGCCGAAGCCCGTCGCTGCCTGCGCTGTGACATTTGCCAGGCTTGCGGCCGCTGCGTGGATACCTGTACCAACCAAATCGGGGTGGCGGCATTACAGCTGGGCTATGTTACAGGTGGTAGCGGACCGACAGATTTTACTCGCGTTGCGGAACGCTGTTTGGGTTGTGGTAGCTGTGTTAATAACTGTCCGCACGGTGCGCTGACCGCCACCGACCGGGAAGGTTACCGGGAGATCCGGTTGACGGGGGCGCTGTTGGCCCGCCTGCCTCTGGTGCATTGCGCCCACTGCGGTCGTCCCTTTGTTACCACCCGCCATTTGAGTTTTATCAACGCCCTCCTGACCGATGGCGAAATCCGGCGCGGGGAGCTCGGCTTGCTTGAGCAGTACGCTGCTGAGCGGGTGTGCGACTTGCCGGTGCAATCAGCGGCGGCGGATTTGTATACCAACCGGGCGGTTTGTCCGGACTGCGCTCGCTCTGTCTGGCTGCAAAATGTATACGGTGCTTGA
- a CDS encoding 4Fe-4S dicluster domain-containing protein, with product MSNYYLYHDSHKCISCHACEVQCKVNKGLPLGPRPNQVIAVGPMLVSGQPRANFVFISCFHCEQPWCVAACPNGAMRKREQDGIVYVDQNLCKGCKSCIMACPWSSPQWDARLGKVVKCDLCKDRLDKGEKPACVQACPVDCLQLVAVDHLPDIKRIRYARDCFPLERKLRWAGQ from the coding sequence ATGAGCAATTATTACCTTTACCACGATAGCCATAAATGTATTTCCTGTCATGCTTGCGAAGTGCAGTGCAAAGTAAACAAAGGGTTGCCGCTGGGTCCGCGGCCCAACCAGGTGATTGCCGTGGGTCCCATGCTGGTCAGCGGGCAGCCCCGGGCCAATTTTGTCTTCATTTCCTGTTTTCACTGCGAGCAACCCTGGTGTGTGGCGGCTTGCCCCAACGGGGCCATGCGCAAACGGGAGCAGGACGGCATTGTTTATGTGGATCAAAATTTATGCAAGGGTTGCAAAAGCTGCATTATGGCCTGCCCATGGAGTTCGCCCCAGTGGGATGCCCGGTTGGGTAAAGTGGTCAAATGCGATTTATGCAAAGACCGCCTGGACAAGGGGGAAAAACCGGCCTGCGTGCAAGCTTGTCCCGTTGACTGCCTGCAATTGGTTGCCGTGGACCACCTGCCCGATATCAAACGCATCCGCTACGCCAGGGATTGCTTTCCTCTGGAAAGAAAACTAAGGTGGGCGGGGCAGTGA